A section of the Macadamia integrifolia cultivar HAES 741 chromosome 9, SCU_Mint_v3, whole genome shotgun sequence genome encodes:
- the LOC122089586 gene encoding fatty acyl-CoA reductase 2, chloroplastic-like, whose amino-acid sequence MGVVFLNPTLPVVAKFPGSTNELKWCCINNGSSWKNRKKNSVCWQSNGYVTTSGGLSSLLTKRLMLIPTTGKKIERGSCLVNAGSMDLSSNENPKDDIQVKDLETTDGVGIVKFLRGKRFFITGATGFLAKVLLEKILRTVPDVGKIFLLIKAQNKEDAMNRLKNEIINEELFKCLQQIHGKTYQSYMLSKLVPVMGNICECNIGMEEDIAEHVSREVDVIINSAANTTFDERYDVALNINTRGASQLISFAKRCKKLKVFLQVSTAYVNGQRQGRILEKAFSIGDCIARETMITSEAPSTSLPDLLDVEGEIKLAIEDHAVAQKMKELGLERACMHGWQDTYVFTKAMGEMLIGDQRGDIPVVVIRPSVIESTYNEPFPGWMEGNRMMDPIVLSYGKGQLTGFLADPKGVLDVVPADMVVNATLAAMAKHGASGKPDMNIYHVASSVVNPLLFEDLARFSYEHFSSSPYMDSMGRLIYVSRPKLFSSMDDFSHDWRNAIQRSQQVLPASAASSGKLSRKLEIVRKKTTEQAKYLANIYEPYTFYGGRFDNTNTEKLMEELSEEERKNFGFDVRSIDWQHYISKIHIPGLRKHVMKGRGNAQY is encoded by the exons ATGGGAGTTGTGTTTCTGAATCCAACCTTGCCTGTAGTGGCTAAGTTTCCAGGGTCGACAAATGAGCTTAAGTGGTGTTGCATTAATAATGGGTCTTCCTggaaaaataggaagaagaacaGTGTTTGTTGGCAGAGCAATGGATATGTGACAACTTCTGGTGGGTTGTCCTCTCTTTTGACGAAGAGATTGATGCTGATACCAACCACAGGGAAGAAGATCGAGCGTGGAAGTTGTCTGGTGAATGCAGGAAGCATGGACTTATCATCAAATGAGAATCCTAAAGATGACATACAAGTGAAAGATTTGGAGACCACTGATGGTGTTGGGATTGTTAAGTTTCTTAGAGGAAAGCGGTTTTTTATTACTGGTGCCACTGGCTTTCTAGCAAAAG ttctCCTGGAGAAAATTTTAAGGACAGTGCCTGATGTGGGTAAGATCTTTCTCTTGATTAAAGCGCAAAACAAGGAGGACGCAATGAACAGATTGAAGAATGAA ATCATAAACGAGGAACTTTTCAAATGCCTGCAACAAATTCATGGGAAAACATATCAATCATATATGCTGAGCAAGCTGGTTCCTGTGATGGGTAATATCTGTGAATGTAATATTGGAATGGAAGAAGATATAGCTGAACATGTCTCAAGGGAAGTCGATGTAATCATAAACTCAGCGGCCAATACTACCTTTGATGAAAG GTATGATGTTGCTCTGAATATAAACACAAGAGGAGCATCCCAACTTATAAGCTTTGCGAAGAGGTGTAAGAAACTTAAAGTCTTCCTGCAAGTGTCGACTG CTTATGTCAATGGTCAAAGACAAGGCAGAATCTTGGAAAAGGCCTTCAGCATAGGAGACTGCATAGCAAGGGAGACAATGATTACTTCTGAAGCCCCTTCTACATCTCTCCCTGATCTGTTGGATGTTGAAGGTGAGATAAAGTTGGCTATCGAAGACCATGCAGTGGCACAAAAGATGAAAGAATTGGGCTTAGAGAG GGCCTGCATGCATGGGTGGCAAGATACTTACGTATTCACAAAGGCCATGGGTGAGATGCTGATAGGCGATCAAAGAGGAGATATACCGGTGGTTGTTATCCGGCCGAGTGTCATTGAAAGCACCTACAATGAACCTTTCCCCGGATGGATGGAAGGAAATAG GATGATGGATCCAATAGTGTTATCTTATGGAAAAGGCCAGCTCACAGGTTTTCTTGCAGACCCCAAGGGAGTCCTTGATGTA GTCCCTGCCGACATGGTTGTAAACGCAACATTGGCAGCCATGGCAAAGCATGGTGCATCAGGGAAACCTGATATGAACATTTACCATGTTGCTTCATCTGTTGTGAACCCACTACTATTTGAAGACTTGGCAAGATTTTCCTATGAACACTTCAGTTCCTCCCCTTACATGGACTCAATGGGAAGACTAATTTATGTCTCAAGACCGAAGCTGTTCAGTTCCATGGATGATTTCTCACATGATTGGAGAAATGCCATCCAAAGAAGCCAGCAAGTACTGCCTGCATCTGCTGCTTCCAGTGGAAAACTATCTCGTAAACTTGAAATTGTACGGAAGAAAACAACGGAGCAAGCTAAGTACTTGGCTAACATATATGAACCATACACTTTCTATGGAGGAAG GTTTGATAATACAAACACCGAGAAGCTTATGGAGGAGTTGTctgaagaagagaggaagaatttTGGATTTGACGTAAGGAGCATAGATTGGCAACATTACATCTCAAAAATTCATATTCCAGGTCTGAGGAAGCATGTCATGAAAGGAAGGGGGAATGCCCAATATTAA